In Burkholderia savannae, one genomic interval encodes:
- a CDS encoding MraY family glycosyltransferase, whose translation MLNGLVSPWLGAIGIFLCAAAVCAAILRGLLATGLAWRLATDVPNDRSLHVRPTPRVGGWGVVPVSVAAMMLFTPELWVIALLTLGLATMSQVDDRRGLSARVRFAGHLLAVAILMLAYPALAPWWWLTLVAFLMLWLINLYNFMDGADGLAGGMTLFGFGAYSAAAFLAPNSSPGLALASAAIAGAAGGFLWLNFHPAKLFLGDAGSISVGFLAGAFGYWGWRTGAWPIWFPAMVFAPFICDASVTLLRRLLRGEKFWQAHREHYYQRVIRSGVGHARMAECAYVIMCAGIAAALWALGRSTCKQWAVFCLWYGVLAIVGAAIDLRWHHVSAAKTK comes from the coding sequence ATGCTGAATGGTTTGGTTTCTCCGTGGCTGGGCGCCATCGGAATTTTCCTGTGCGCAGCGGCGGTGTGCGCTGCGATCTTGCGTGGTTTGCTGGCGACCGGTCTTGCGTGGCGCTTGGCGACCGACGTCCCCAATGACCGTTCGCTTCATGTTCGTCCGACGCCGCGCGTTGGCGGATGGGGGGTCGTGCCGGTGTCGGTTGCGGCCATGATGCTCTTCACCCCCGAACTTTGGGTGATCGCCTTGCTCACATTGGGACTCGCAACCATGTCTCAAGTCGACGATCGCCGAGGCTTGTCGGCGCGCGTGCGATTCGCTGGACATCTCTTGGCTGTGGCGATATTGATGCTCGCGTATCCGGCTTTGGCGCCGTGGTGGTGGCTGACGCTCGTTGCTTTTCTGATGTTATGGCTCATCAATCTCTATAATTTCATGGATGGCGCGGACGGACTGGCGGGTGGCATGACGCTGTTCGGTTTCGGCGCTTATTCAGCCGCGGCGTTTCTGGCGCCGAATTCGTCACCGGGACTTGCGCTCGCATCCGCAGCGATCGCGGGAGCGGCAGGGGGGTTCCTGTGGTTGAACTTTCACCCGGCGAAACTCTTTCTCGGCGATGCCGGATCTATTTCCGTCGGCTTCCTCGCGGGCGCGTTCGGCTACTGGGGGTGGCGCACGGGTGCATGGCCGATCTGGTTTCCGGCCATGGTGTTTGCTCCCTTTATATGTGATGCATCCGTAACATTACTGAGACGTTTGTTACGAGGTGAGAAGTTTTGGCAAGCGCATCGCGAGCATTACTATCAGCGGGTGATTCGTTCGGGCGTCGGACATGCGCGTATGGCGGAGTGTGCATACGTCATCATGTGCGCCGGTATCGCCGCGGCACTGTGGGCGTTGGGCCGATCGACATGCAAGCAATGGGCCGTGTTCTGCCTGTGGTACGGCGTACTGGCGATTGTCGGTGCCGCGATTGATCTCCGATGGCATCACGTATCCGCAGCGAAAACAAAATAG
- a CDS encoding polysaccharide biosynthesis protein: MIRPKASWLSLSAFLFDLTAVCGAWLIAYLVRFNGSVPGEFLSGGLIALAWIIPVYGVMFHVFGLYRGLWVFASLPDLVRISKAVIFGSLIVMIGAVMLQPAPIIPRSVLVLTPMLLFLAMGGARALYRTTKEFYLYGGLVGQGKPVLVLGAGSAGASLARELSRSGEWRLAGLLDDDPAKHGREVYGYKVLGPISEVAHWAETAKAEYAIIAIPSASVEAQRRVATLCVRAGVKAMVLPSLTALMPGQGFLSQIRQIDLEDLLGREAVTIDTPHVEALLRGRVVMVTGAGGSIGSELCRQILKFQPAQLIAFDLSEYAMYRLTEELRERFPDLPVVPIIGDAKDSLLLDQVMSRYAPHIVFHAAAYKHVPLMEELNAWQALRNNVLGTYRVARAAIRHDVRHFVLISTDKAVNPTNVMGASKRLAEMACQALQQTSARTQFETVRFGNVLGSAGSVIPKFQQQIAKGGPVTVTHPEITRFFMTIPEASQLVLQASSMGQGGEIFILDMGEPVKIVDLARDLIRLYGFTEDHIRIEFSGLRPGEKLYEELLADDETTTRTPHPKLRTARAREVPDHLLDELLPWLMQHRVLSDDEVRRDLRRWVPEYQPAAGPTLQSVPTGNGLVAGIGREA; this comes from the coding sequence ATGATTAGACCAAAAGCATCGTGGCTGTCGCTAAGCGCATTCTTGTTCGACTTGACGGCAGTTTGCGGCGCATGGCTGATTGCTTATCTTGTCAGATTCAATGGTTCCGTTCCGGGAGAGTTCCTGTCTGGTGGACTAATCGCGCTCGCCTGGATCATCCCTGTGTATGGGGTGATGTTTCATGTGTTTGGGCTCTATCGTGGCCTTTGGGTGTTCGCGAGTTTGCCCGACTTGGTACGGATTTCCAAAGCGGTCATATTCGGCAGCTTGATTGTGATGATCGGTGCCGTCATGTTGCAACCTGCGCCGATCATCCCGCGTTCGGTGCTCGTGCTGACGCCGATGCTGTTGTTCCTGGCAATGGGTGGTGCCCGTGCGCTTTATCGCACGACGAAGGAGTTTTACCTGTACGGCGGACTCGTGGGCCAGGGTAAGCCGGTCCTCGTGCTCGGTGCGGGTTCTGCGGGCGCGAGCCTCGCGCGCGAGCTGTCGCGCTCCGGCGAATGGCGTCTCGCCGGCCTGCTCGACGACGATCCCGCGAAGCACGGGCGCGAAGTCTACGGCTACAAGGTGCTCGGCCCCATTAGCGAAGTCGCGCACTGGGCCGAGACCGCGAAGGCCGAATACGCGATCATCGCGATCCCGTCCGCTTCGGTCGAAGCGCAGCGCCGCGTCGCCACGCTCTGCGTGCGCGCCGGCGTCAAGGCGATGGTGCTGCCGTCGCTGACCGCGCTGATGCCGGGCCAGGGCTTCCTGTCGCAGATCCGTCAGATCGACCTCGAGGATCTGCTCGGCCGCGAGGCCGTGACGATCGACACGCCGCACGTCGAAGCGCTGCTGCGCGGCCGCGTCGTGATGGTGACCGGCGCGGGCGGCTCAATCGGCTCGGAGCTCTGCCGCCAGATCCTGAAATTCCAGCCCGCGCAACTGATCGCCTTCGATTTGTCCGAATACGCGATGTATCGCCTGACCGAAGAGCTCCGCGAGCGCTTTCCCGATCTGCCCGTCGTGCCGATCATCGGGGATGCGAAGGATTCGCTGCTGCTCGATCAGGTGATGTCGCGCTATGCGCCGCACATCGTGTTCCACGCGGCCGCGTACAAGCACGTGCCGCTGATGGAGGAGCTCAACGCGTGGCAGGCGTTGCGCAACAACGTGCTCGGCACGTATCGCGTCGCGCGTGCGGCGATCCGCCACGACGTCCGGCATTTCGTGCTGATCTCGACCGACAAGGCCGTGAACCCGACGAACGTGATGGGCGCGAGCAAGCGCCTCGCGGAGATGGCCTGTCAGGCACTGCAGCAGACGAGCGCGCGCACGCAGTTCGAGACGGTGCGCTTCGGCAACGTGCTCGGCAGCGCGGGCAGCGTGATTCCGAAATTCCAGCAGCAGATCGCGAAGGGCGGTCCGGTAACGGTCACGCATCCGGAGATCACGCGTTTCTTCATGACGATTCCCGAGGCGTCGCAGCTCGTGCTGCAGGCGTCGAGCATGGGGCAGGGCGGCGAGATCTTCATCCTCGACATGGGCGAGCCGGTGAAGATCGTCGATCTCGCGCGCGATCTGATCCGCCTCTACGGCTTCACCGAGGATCACATCCGCATCGAGTTCAGCGGGCTGCGTCCGGGCGAGAAGCTCTACGAGGAACTGCTCGCCGACGACGAGACGACGACCCGCACGCCGCATCCGAAGCTGCGCACCGCGCGCGCGCGCGAGGTGCCCGATCACCTGCTCGACGAGCTGCTGCCGTGGCTGATGCAGCACCGTGTGCTGAGCGACGACGAAGTGCGGCGCGATCTGCGGCGCTGGGTGCCCGAGTATCAGCCGGCTGCCGGGCCGACGCTGCAGAGCGTGCCGACCGGCAACGGGCTCGTCGCCGGCATCGGCCGCGAGGCGTGA
- a CDS encoding MraY family glycosyltransferase, whose product MLSFAVGFIVSLLVTLLIVRYAHLHEKFSIDNDLAGVQKFHARPVPRVGGIGILIGLVVATALLSRRYPAIAGSILGLAACGLPAFASGLIEDLTKKVTPAARLVCTMAAAALAFVLMGIAITRISVPPLDFLLGYAAISASVTVLAVAALANAVNIIDGFNGLASMVAFMMFASLAYVAFQVGDPVVMSGSIVMMGAIMGFFIWNFPAGLIFLGDGGAYFIGFMLAELAISLVMRHREVSAWYPVLLFMYPIFETCFSIYRKKFIRGMSPGIPDGVHLHMLVYKRLMRWAVGTRAAHELTRRNSLTSPYLWLLCLVAVIPATLFWQHTIHLFAFVIVFALTYVWLYVSIVRFKSPRWMVVRKHQPRR is encoded by the coding sequence ATGCTCAGCTTCGCCGTCGGCTTCATCGTCTCGCTTCTCGTCACGCTGCTCATCGTCCGCTATGCGCACCTGCACGAGAAATTCTCGATCGACAACGATCTCGCCGGCGTGCAGAAATTCCATGCGCGGCCGGTGCCGCGGGTGGGCGGCATCGGCATTCTGATCGGGCTCGTGGTCGCGACGGCGCTGCTGTCGCGCCGGTATCCGGCGATCGCGGGCAGCATTCTCGGGCTCGCCGCGTGCGGGCTGCCCGCGTTCGCGTCCGGGCTGATCGAGGATCTGACGAAGAAAGTGACGCCCGCCGCGCGGCTTGTCTGCACGATGGCGGCCGCGGCGCTCGCGTTCGTGCTGATGGGCATCGCGATCACGCGCATCAGCGTGCCGCCCCTCGATTTCCTGCTCGGCTACGCGGCGATCTCGGCCTCGGTCACGGTGCTCGCCGTCGCCGCGCTCGCGAACGCGGTCAACATCATCGACGGCTTCAACGGCCTCGCATCGATGGTCGCGTTCATGATGTTCGCGTCGCTCGCGTACGTCGCGTTCCAGGTCGGCGATCCGGTCGTGATGTCCGGCTCGATCGTGATGATGGGCGCGATCATGGGCTTCTTCATCTGGAACTTTCCGGCGGGCCTCATCTTCCTCGGCGACGGCGGCGCGTACTTCATCGGCTTCATGCTCGCCGAGCTCGCGATCTCGCTCGTGATGCGGCACCGCGAGGTGTCCGCGTGGTATCCGGTGCTGCTCTTCATGTATCCGATCTTCGAGACCTGCTTCTCGATCTATCGGAAGAAATTCATTCGCGGCATGTCGCCCGGCATCCCGGACGGCGTGCACCTGCATATGCTCGTCTACAAGCGGCTGATGCGCTGGGCGGTCGGCACGCGCGCCGCGCACGAGCTCACGCGCCGGAATTCGCTGACGTCGCCGTACCTGTGGCTGCTCTGCCTCGTCGCGGTGATTCCCGCGACGCTCTTCTGGCAGCACACGATCCATTTGTTCGCGTTCGTGATCGTGTTCGCGCTCACGTACGTGTGGCTTTACGTGAGCATCGTCCGGTTCAAGTCGCCGCGCTGGATGGTGGTCCGCAAGCATCAGCCGAGGCGGTAA
- the galE gene encoding UDP-glucose 4-epimerase GalE: protein MSTKGTILVTGGAGYIGSHTAVELLEHGYDVVIADNLVNSKREAIARIEKITGKTPAFHEVDVCDERALARVFDAHPITAAIHFAALKAVGESVAKPVEYYRNNLDGLLSLLRVMRERNVKRIVFSSSATVYGVPERSPIDETFPLSATNPYGQTKLIAEQILRDVELADPAWRVATLRYFNPVGAHESGLIGEDPAGIPNNLMPYVAQVAVGKLEKLRVFGSDYPTPDGTGVRDYIHVVDLARGHIAALDALERRDASLTVNLGTGRGYSVLEVVRAFEKASGRPVPYELVARRPGDVAECYANPAAAADIIGWKAERDLDRMCADHWRWQENNPRGFV from the coding sequence ATGAGCACGAAGGGCACGATCCTCGTCACCGGCGGCGCGGGCTATATCGGTTCGCACACCGCCGTCGAGCTGCTCGAGCACGGCTACGACGTCGTGATCGCCGACAACCTCGTCAACAGCAAGCGCGAGGCGATCGCACGGATCGAGAAGATCACGGGCAAGACGCCCGCCTTCCACGAAGTCGACGTCTGCGACGAGCGCGCGCTCGCGCGGGTGTTCGACGCGCATCCGATCACGGCCGCGATTCACTTCGCCGCGCTGAAGGCGGTCGGCGAATCGGTCGCGAAGCCCGTCGAGTATTACCGCAACAACCTCGACGGCCTGCTGTCGCTGCTGCGCGTGATGCGCGAGCGCAACGTGAAGCGGATCGTGTTCAGCTCGTCGGCGACCGTATACGGCGTGCCCGAGCGCTCGCCGATCGACGAGACGTTCCCGCTCTCGGCGACCAACCCGTACGGCCAGACGAAGCTGATCGCCGAGCAGATCCTGCGCGACGTCGAGCTCGCCGATCCGGCCTGGCGCGTCGCGACGCTGCGCTACTTCAATCCGGTCGGCGCGCACGAGAGCGGCCTCATCGGCGAGGACCCGGCCGGCATTCCGAACAACCTGATGCCGTACGTCGCGCAGGTCGCGGTCGGCAAGCTCGAGAAGCTGCGTGTGTTCGGCAGCGACTACCCGACGCCCGACGGCACCGGCGTACGCGACTACATCCATGTCGTCGATCTCGCGCGCGGCCACATCGCGGCGCTCGACGCACTCGAGCGCCGCGACGCGAGCCTCACCGTCAACCTCGGCACGGGCCGCGGCTACAGCGTGCTCGAAGTCGTGCGCGCGTTCGAGAAGGCGTCGGGGCGGCCCGTGCCGTACGAGCTCGTCGCGCGCCGCCCGGGCGACGTCGCCGAGTGCTACGCGAACCCCGCCGCCGCGGCCGATATCATCGGCTGGAAGGCCGAGCGCGACCTCGACCGGATGTGCGCGGACCACTGGCGCTGGCAGGAAAACAACCCGCGCGGTTTTGTATAA
- a CDS encoding glycosyltransferase family 4 protein, protein MSSASALRIVLVCNTAWAIYTYRHGLLRMLIARGAQVTVLAPRDRTVEPLVRMGCRYAELPVASKGTSPREDLRTLAALYRHYREIRPDLVFHYTIKPNIYGSIAAWLARVPSIAVTTGLGYVFIQRSRAARVAKALYRFAFRFPREIWFLNRDDLDTFAHERLLAHPQRARLLHGEGVDLEQFALAPLPERDTFTFVLIGRLLWDKGVREYVDAARALRTRYPQARFALLGPVGVDNPSAISRADVDAWVREGVIDYLGEAHDVRPHIARADCVVLPSYREGVPRTLMEASAMGRPIVATDVPGCRDVVADGDTGLLCTARDSASLAAQLARMLDMSAAERRAMGERGRRKVAAEFDEAKVIERYHQTISALTGVTL, encoded by the coding sequence ATGAGTTCCGCTTCCGCCCTGCGCATCGTTCTCGTCTGCAATACCGCGTGGGCGATCTACACGTACCGGCACGGCCTGCTGCGCATGCTGATCGCGCGCGGCGCGCAGGTGACGGTGCTCGCGCCGCGCGACCGCACGGTCGAGCCGCTCGTGCGGATGGGCTGCCGCTACGCGGAGCTGCCCGTCGCATCGAAAGGCACGAGCCCGCGCGAGGACCTGCGCACGCTCGCCGCGCTCTATCGGCACTATCGGGAAATCAGGCCCGATCTCGTGTTCCATTACACGATCAAGCCAAACATTTACGGATCGATCGCCGCATGGCTCGCGCGCGTGCCGTCGATCGCGGTGACGACGGGCTTGGGCTACGTATTCATCCAGAGAAGCCGCGCCGCACGCGTCGCGAAGGCGCTGTACCGCTTCGCGTTCCGCTTCCCGCGCGAAATCTGGTTCCTGAACCGCGACGATCTCGACACGTTCGCGCACGAGCGGCTCCTCGCGCATCCGCAGCGCGCGCGCCTCCTGCACGGCGAAGGCGTCGACCTCGAGCAGTTCGCGCTCGCGCCGCTGCCCGAGCGCGACACGTTCACGTTCGTATTGATTGGCCGCCTGCTGTGGGACAAAGGCGTGCGCGAATATGTCGACGCGGCGCGCGCGCTGCGCACGCGCTATCCGCAGGCGCGCTTCGCGCTGCTCGGCCCCGTCGGCGTCGACAATCCGAGCGCGATCTCGCGCGCCGACGTCGACGCGTGGGTGCGCGAGGGCGTGATCGATTACCTCGGCGAGGCGCACGACGTGCGGCCGCACATCGCCCGCGCCGACTGCGTCGTGCTGCCGTCGTATCGCGAAGGCGTGCCGCGCACGCTGATGGAAGCGTCCGCGATGGGCCGCCCGATCGTCGCGACCGACGTGCCGGGCTGCCGCGACGTCGTCGCCGACGGCGACACGGGCCTCTTGTGCACGGCGCGCGACAGCGCGAGCCTCGCCGCGCAACTCGCGCGGATGCTCGACATGAGCGCCGCCGAGCGGCGCGCGATGGGCGAGCGCGGCCGGCGGAAGGTCGCCGCGGAATTCGACGAAGCGAAAGTCATCGAACGTTATCATCAGACCATTTCCGCCCTGACGGGCGTCACACTTTGA
- a CDS encoding glycosyltransferase produces MTPSFATPGAARSLDDVAVLIPAYNAHDDLLRTLMSFREDAPVRVLVVDDGSTPPIAAPELPGLAIDVLRMPRNGGIERALAAGIDALAARGFRYAARIDAGDLAAPGRLAKQRAYFDAHPHVAGLGTWTQVVSRDGRPLFMLTPAADPATLRRTRFFRSPFVHPSMMLDIAAVKQAGNYRIKYRAAEDLDLFLRLMERYDCANLPELGLYYELNEGGISATKRRRQIASTLALALHYFDPLNPYDWLGVAKNLLHFVTPYSTLQRAKRLLFAPRGAA; encoded by the coding sequence ATGACGCCCTCTTTCGCCACGCCCGGCGCCGCCCGCTCGCTCGACGACGTCGCCGTGCTGATTCCGGCATACAACGCGCACGACGATCTGCTGCGCACGCTGATGTCGTTTCGCGAGGACGCGCCCGTGCGCGTGCTCGTCGTCGACGACGGCAGCACGCCGCCGATCGCCGCGCCCGAACTGCCGGGCCTCGCGATCGACGTGCTGCGGATGCCGCGAAACGGCGGAATCGAGCGCGCGCTCGCGGCCGGCATCGACGCGCTCGCCGCGCGCGGCTTCCGCTACGCGGCGCGCATCGACGCGGGCGACCTCGCCGCGCCCGGCCGGCTCGCGAAGCAGCGCGCGTACTTCGACGCGCATCCGCACGTGGCGGGCCTCGGCACGTGGACGCAGGTCGTGTCGCGCGACGGCCGGCCGCTCTTCATGCTGACGCCCGCCGCCGATCCCGCGACGCTGCGCCGCACGCGCTTCTTTCGCTCGCCGTTCGTCCATCCGTCGATGATGCTCGACATCGCGGCGGTGAAACAGGCCGGCAACTATCGAATCAAATATCGCGCGGCGGAAGACCTCGATCTTTTTTTACGGTTAATGGAACGCTACGATTGCGCGAACCTGCCGGAGCTCGGTTTGTATTACGAATTGAACGAAGGCGGCATCAGCGCGACGAAGCGGCGGCGGCAGATCGCGTCGACGCTCGCGCTGGCGCTGCATTACTTCGATCCGCTCAATCCTTACGATTGGCTCGGCGTCGCGAAAAATCTGCTTCATTTCGTGACGCCCTATTCGACGCTGCAGCGCGCGAAGCGCCTGCTGTTCGCCCCGCGCGGCGCCGCATGA
- a CDS encoding lipopolysaccharide biosynthesis protein, with translation MLHRSKTAPAVGRPGHLAHVCPRRVMLKSRLSNPDVAKAVANLAWLGLERLTQIGVAIVVSGLLARYFGPDAFGKWQYANTLLLVLAPLTWVCGAEILVPTIVQRTGAQLGAVLGSAFALRFAVSVAALALTWAAIALGAFDPLVGAMLAGLAVTLVLREPFVGIVNAWLQSMTYSKPQLLASITAAIAKMALVWLLVRAAAAPARFGWLWALEAAAIAAALIWYYRGRNGGALGWRVERPLVREFATTGTVFWLGLVCMYLFLKLDRLMLERYVSFAELGRYAAAQQLNENWITLALMLAQTIAPAFVYRVQDAPRLRRNVWRLIGMTAALMAAGALVLDLLAGFIIRKVFGPGFETSVDVFRLAVWLSVPAGIEAIGNLVVLKYQAKFVLLAKWSTALALAALVNLIAIPALGLYGALAGLAAGYLAAASVNFYYIRLKLRP, from the coding sequence ATGCTTCATCGCAGCAAAACCGCTCCCGCGGTCGGCCGGCCCGGTCATCTCGCGCACGTTTGCCCGCGGCGCGTCATGCTGAAATCCAGGCTTTCGAATCCCGACGTCGCGAAGGCCGTCGCGAACCTCGCGTGGCTCGGGCTCGAGCGGCTCACGCAGATCGGCGTCGCGATCGTCGTGAGCGGCCTGCTCGCCCGCTACTTCGGCCCCGACGCGTTCGGCAAATGGCAATACGCGAATACGCTCCTCCTCGTCCTCGCGCCGCTCACCTGGGTGTGCGGCGCGGAGATCCTCGTGCCGACGATCGTCCAGCGCACGGGCGCGCAACTGGGCGCCGTGCTCGGCAGCGCGTTCGCGCTGCGCTTCGCGGTGTCGGTCGCCGCGCTCGCGCTCACGTGGGCGGCGATCGCCCTGGGCGCGTTCGATCCGCTCGTCGGCGCGATGCTCGCCGGGCTCGCGGTGACGCTCGTGCTGCGCGAGCCGTTCGTCGGCATCGTCAATGCGTGGCTGCAGAGCATGACGTACAGCAAGCCGCAACTGCTCGCGAGCATCACGGCGGCGATCGCGAAGATGGCGCTCGTGTGGCTCTTGGTGCGCGCCGCCGCCGCGCCCGCGCGCTTCGGCTGGCTGTGGGCGCTCGAGGCCGCGGCGATCGCGGCCGCGCTGATCTGGTATTACCGCGGCCGCAACGGCGGCGCGCTCGGCTGGCGCGTCGAGCGCCCGCTCGTGCGCGAGTTCGCGACGACAGGCACCGTCTTCTGGCTCGGCCTCGTCTGCATGTACCTGTTCCTGAAGCTCGACCGGCTGATGCTCGAGCGCTACGTGTCGTTCGCCGAGCTCGGCCGCTACGCGGCCGCGCAGCAGTTGAACGAGAACTGGATCACGCTCGCGCTGATGCTCGCGCAAACGATCGCGCCCGCGTTCGTCTACCGCGTGCAGGACGCGCCGCGGCTGCGCCGCAACGTGTGGCGCCTGATCGGCATGACGGCCGCGCTGATGGCCGCGGGCGCGCTCGTGCTCGACCTGCTCGCGGGCTTCATTATCCGCAAGGTGTTCGGCCCCGGCTTCGAGACGTCGGTCGACGTGTTCCGCCTTGCGGTGTGGCTGTCGGTGCCGGCCGGCATCGAGGCGATCGGCAATCTCGTCGTGCTCAAGTATCAGGCGAAGTTCGTGCTGCTCGCGAAATGGTCGACGGCGCTCGCGCTCGCCGCGCTCGTCAACCTGATCGCGATTCCCGCACTCGGCCTCTATGGCGCGCTCGCGGGCCTCGCCGCCGGCTATCTCGCCGCCGCGTCGGTCAATTTCTATTACATCCGCCTGAAGCTGCGCCCATGA
- a CDS encoding phosphomannomutase/phosphoglucomutase produces MDDTESESMISQSIFKAYDIRGVIGKTLDADVARAIGRAFGSEVRAQGGDAVVVARDGRLSGPELVGALADGLRASGVDVVDVGMVPTPVGYFAASVPLALANGERRVDSCIVVTGSHNPPDYNGFKMVLRGAAIYGDQIQALYKRIVDERFEAGSGSYEQYDVADQYVERIVGDIKPARPLKLVVDAGNGVAGPLATRLFKALGCELVELFTDIDGNFPNHHPDPAHPENLQDVIAKLKTTDAEIGFAFDGDGDRLGVVTKDGQIIYPDRQLMLFAQEVLSRNPGAQIIYDVKCTRNLAHWVREKGGEPLMWKTGHSLVKAKLRETGAPLAGEMSGHVFFKDRWYGFDDGLYTGARLLEILARVADPSALLNGLPNAVSTPELQLKLEEGESVKLIDKLRADAKFDGADEVVTIDGLRVEYPDGFGLARSSNTTPVVVLRFEATSDAALARIQDDFRRALKAAKPDANLPF; encoded by the coding sequence ATGGACGACACTGAGAGTGAATCGATGATCTCCCAATCCATCTTCAAGGCATACGATATTCGGGGCGTGATCGGCAAGACGCTCGACGCCGACGTCGCGCGCGCGATCGGCCGCGCGTTCGGCAGCGAAGTGCGCGCGCAGGGCGGCGACGCGGTCGTCGTCGCGCGCGACGGCCGCCTGTCGGGCCCCGAGCTCGTCGGCGCGCTCGCGGACGGGCTGCGCGCGTCGGGCGTCGATGTCGTCGACGTCGGCATGGTGCCGACGCCCGTCGGCTACTTCGCGGCGAGCGTGCCGCTCGCGCTCGCCAACGGCGAGCGCCGCGTCGACTCGTGCATCGTCGTCACGGGCAGCCACAACCCGCCCGACTACAACGGCTTCAAGATGGTGCTGCGCGGCGCCGCGATCTACGGCGACCAGATCCAGGCCCTCTACAAGCGCATCGTCGACGAGCGCTTCGAAGCCGGCAGCGGTTCGTATGAGCAATACGACGTCGCCGACCAGTACGTCGAGCGCATCGTCGGCGACATCAAGCCCGCGCGGCCGCTCAAGCTCGTCGTCGACGCGGGCAACGGCGTCGCGGGCCCGCTCGCGACGCGCCTGTTCAAGGCGCTCGGCTGCGAGCTCGTCGAGCTCTTCACCGACATCGACGGCAACTTCCCGAACCACCACCCGGACCCGGCGCACCCGGAGAACCTGCAGGACGTGATCGCGAAGCTGAAGACGACCGACGCCGAGATCGGCTTCGCGTTCGACGGCGACGGCGACCGCCTCGGCGTCGTCACGAAGGACGGCCAGATCATCTACCCGGACCGCCAGCTGATGCTGTTCGCGCAGGAAGTGCTGTCGCGCAACCCGGGCGCGCAGATCATCTACGACGTGAAGTGCACGCGCAACCTCGCGCACTGGGTGCGCGAGAAGGGCGGCGAGCCGCTGATGTGGAAGACGGGCCACTCGCTCGTGAAGGCGAAGCTGCGCGAAACGGGCGCGCCGCTCGCGGGCGAGATGAGCGGCCACGTGTTCTTCAAGGATCGCTGGTACGGCTTCGACGACGGTCTCTACACGGGCGCGCGCCTGCTCGAGATCCTCGCGCGCGTGGCCGATCCGAGCGCGCTTCTGAACGGCCTGCCGAACGCGGTGTCGACGCCGGAGCTTCAGCTCAAGCTCGAAGAGGGCGAGAGCGTGAAGCTGATCGACAAGCTGCGCGCCGATGCGAAGTTCGACGGCGCCGACGAAGTCGTGACGATCGACGGCCTGCGCGTCGAGTATCCGGACGGCTTCGGCCTCGCGCGCTCGTCGAACACGACGCCCGTGGTCGTGCTGCGCTTCGAGGCGACGTCCGACGCGGCGCTCGCGCGAATCCAGGACGATTTCCGGCGCGCGCTGAAGGCCGCGAAGCCGGACGCGAACCTGCCGTTCTGA
- the waaC gene encoding lipopolysaccharide heptosyltransferase I — translation MPAVRRDKIRPFGLCRRLPAIFFSVQKILIVRVSSLGDVVHNMPVIADIRRRHPDAQIDWLVEEGFADLVRLVDGVRNVLPFSLRRWRKRLGTPGTWREIRAFRRRLAEERYDLVIDCQGLIKTAWVASWARGPLVGLGNRTDGAGYEWPVRFFYDKRVPIVPRTHVVERSRQLVAAALGDPAPTPADAIDFGVDTRGASQALASLDLNLPVPYVVFVHATSRADKQWPDDAWIGLGEALVRRGASLVLPWGSDAERATSERLAKAFGAAAIVPPKLSLPAVVGLIDGAAATVGVDTGLVHIAAALKRPTVELYNFATAWRTGGYWSPNVVNLGTAGAPPSLSQVKDALASFGLL, via the coding sequence GTGCCGGCCGTCCGGCGCGATAAAATCCGTCCTTTCGGTCTGTGCCGGCGGCTGCCGGCCATTTTTTTCAGCGTGCAAAAAATTCTGATCGTGCGCGTGTCGTCGCTCGGCGACGTCGTGCATAACATGCCGGTGATCGCCGACATCCGCCGGCGCCATCCCGACGCGCAGATCGACTGGCTCGTCGAGGAAGGCTTCGCCGATCTCGTGCGGCTCGTCGACGGCGTGCGCAACGTGCTGCCGTTCTCGCTGCGGCGCTGGCGCAAGCGCCTCGGCACGCCCGGCACGTGGCGCGAGATCCGCGCGTTCCGGCGGCGGCTCGCCGAAGAGCGCTACGACCTCGTGATCGATTGCCAGGGGCTCATCAAGACCGCGTGGGTCGCGAGCTGGGCGCGCGGGCCGCTCGTCGGCCTCGGCAACCGCACCGACGGCGCGGGCTACGAGTGGCCGGTGCGCTTCTTCTACGACAAGCGCGTGCCGATCGTGCCGCGCACGCATGTCGTCGAGCGCTCGCGGCAGCTCGTCGCGGCCGCGCTGGGCGACCCCGCGCCGACGCCTGCCGATGCGATCGATTTCGGCGTCGACACGCGCGGCGCGTCGCAAGCGCTCGCGTCGCTCGATCTGAACCTGCCGGTGCCGTACGTCGTGTTCGTCCACGCGACGTCGCGCGCCGACAAGCAGTGGCCCGACGACGCATGGATCGGCCTCGGCGAGGCGCTCGTGCGGCGCGGCGCGTCGCTCGTGCTGCCGTGGGGCAGCGACGCCGAGCGCGCGACGAGCGAGCGTCTCGCGAAGGCGTTCGGCGCGGCGGCGATCGTGCCGCCGAAGCTGTCGCTGCCCGCGGTCGTCGGCCTCATCGACGGCGCGGCGGCGACGGTCGGCGTCGATACCGGCCTCGTTCACATCGCGGCGGCGCTGAAGCGTCCGACCGTCGAACTGTACAATTTCGCGACAGCCTGGCGCACGGGCGGCTACTGGTCGCCCAACGTCGTCAATCTCGGCACCGCCGGCGCGCCGCCGTCCCTTTCGCAGGTGAAGGACGCACTCGCGTCGTTCGGCCTCTTGTAA